One region of Pseudoalteromonas galatheae genomic DNA includes:
- a CDS encoding type VI secretion system baseplate subunit TssF has product MISRMLKHFEDELASIRYGLEGFRKRFRREAEHINLNDKGQEDPNVTRLIDSFAWVAAKNAMEIDALRTRHVEEFADIVSPNLFKSLPMVVQAHFQPNADDFNKPVFLDKQVEVELDVINKGDDNTTVKLCNSLPVTFTPMTVSRFKLEQTPFQHAIPENFDSKEAPYCLRVELSPLSGDVDVQQALTQPIQLHFSNESIGRNVADIINQAVKKVAISVADDEFAYDIGEHNFHPLLADNDFLISPIKSNEIPVYFKLKEYFSIPAKRQFFILKNPHKINVAHGKSVYIDFYLNELGAVLLEEKNLSVKINKTLFSNLFHQSSEPVRVNYQELSYPVIADASQRHIQIYSIDKVYVVTSAGQKEIPPVVGTQTVDFQSQLYWSQSNKLGHIEAADKATSLDEVKHLVLPINKATKAYPNGFTAFAEISCYDAQLANKIHVGNQIVVNTEEALAGEFEVGGVTIQPSSMVTDEKNYWSLLKLMSFNLSQLLQAQDAKATLIGFLKLFVNANATHQELNSIYDVTAKKMNAPFLVENRMIFVPGMSLTLTLDNSELNADFSLFAELLNDFLAAQTPFDRCSQLTVEYTSYNWPAKRFEAQLGARVCS; this is encoded by the coding sequence TGGGTGGCAGCGAAAAATGCGATGGAAATAGATGCCCTACGTACACGTCATGTGGAAGAGTTTGCTGATATTGTCTCCCCAAATTTATTCAAATCACTGCCTATGGTGGTGCAAGCGCATTTTCAACCTAATGCGGATGACTTTAATAAGCCTGTGTTTTTGGATAAACAGGTAGAGGTTGAGCTTGATGTCATTAATAAAGGCGATGACAACACAACCGTGAAGTTGTGTAATTCTCTGCCCGTCACCTTTACGCCGATGACCGTTTCTCGTTTTAAGTTGGAGCAAACGCCGTTTCAACATGCTATCCCTGAAAACTTTGATAGCAAAGAGGCACCTTATTGTCTGCGCGTCGAACTATCACCGCTAAGTGGTGATGTTGATGTTCAGCAGGCGCTGACGCAACCAATCCAGCTGCATTTTAGTAATGAGTCGATAGGCCGAAACGTTGCCGACATTATCAACCAAGCGGTGAAGAAAGTGGCTATTAGCGTGGCGGATGATGAGTTTGCCTATGATATCGGTGAACACAATTTTCACCCTTTGCTCGCGGATAATGATTTTCTTATCTCACCAATCAAAAGCAATGAAATTCCGGTTTATTTTAAGCTCAAAGAGTATTTCTCAATCCCTGCTAAACGGCAGTTTTTCATCTTGAAAAACCCTCATAAGATAAATGTCGCGCATGGCAAAAGTGTTTACATCGACTTTTATTTAAATGAGTTGGGCGCAGTGTTACTTGAAGAGAAAAACCTCTCGGTCAAAATAAATAAGACACTCTTTAGTAACTTATTTCATCAATCTTCGGAACCGGTGAGAGTCAACTATCAAGAGCTATCGTATCCTGTTATTGCAGACGCCAGTCAGCGTCATATTCAGATTTATTCAATCGATAAGGTTTACGTCGTAACTTCGGCCGGTCAAAAGGAAATTCCACCTGTGGTCGGCACGCAAACTGTTGATTTTCAATCGCAACTATATTGGTCACAGAGCAACAAATTAGGCCATATTGAAGCAGCAGATAAGGCCACTTCTTTGGATGAGGTGAAGCACTTGGTGTTGCCAATCAATAAGGCAACCAAGGCTTACCCCAATGGGTTCACCGCATTTGCAGAGATCAGCTGTTACGATGCGCAGTTAGCCAACAAAATCCATGTTGGTAATCAAATCGTTGTAAATACAGAAGAAGCGCTAGCTGGGGAGTTTGAAGTCGGTGGCGTGACGATTCAACCCAGTAGCATGGTGACGGACGAGAAAAATTATTGGAGTTTGCTCAAGCTGATGTCCTTTAATTTATCTCAGCTGTTACAGGCACAAGACGCGAAGGCTACCTTGATTGGCTTCTTAAAATTGTTTGTTAATGCTAATGCCACACATCAAGAGCTCAATTCAATTTATGATGTTACGGCAAAAAAAATGAATGCCCCGTTTTTGGTTGAAAATCGCATGATCTTTGTCCCGGGGATGTCGCTGACATTGACATTAGATAACTCAGAGTTAAACGCGGATTTTTCGTTGTTTGCTGAGCTACTCAATGACTTTTTAGCGGCGCAAACACCATTTGATCGCTGCAGTCAGCTAACCGTGGAGTACACCAGTTACAACTGGCCAGCAAAGCGCTTTGAAGCACAGTTAGGAGCGCGCGTATGCAGTTAA